One segment of Panicum virgatum strain AP13 chromosome 3K, P.virgatum_v5, whole genome shotgun sequence DNA contains the following:
- the LOC120699479 gene encoding uncharacterized protein LOC120699479, with protein sequence MYNADRRSKEFIDGLHYFLSVAEANKQNGFMCCPCVHCNNNKDYSSSRILHSHIFANGFMKKYVCWTKHGEQGVTMEDNEEEDFDDHFPGNAGIGAFDDDIPMEEPEVDVAENDPSDDLGQALHNVQADCESETERLKFHKLLEDHHKLLYPDCQNGFKKLGTTLELLQWKATNGVSDKGFDELLKLVKKMLPKDNELPATTYEAKQLVCPLGLEVQKIHACPNDCILYRGEYENLDACPVCSALRYKIRKDDPGDVEGEPPRKRVPAKVMWYLPIIPRLKRLFRNKDNAKLMRWHKEERKKDSMLRHPADGSQWRKIDRTYPKFDLDARNIRFGLSTDGMNPFGKKQPGNDIDVYLRPLVEELLLLWGDEGVRMWDEYKQENFNLRALLFVTINDWPALSNLSGHSNKGYKACTHCLDDTDNIWLTHCKKVVYMGHRRFLPIRHAVRKKGKHFKGQADHRTKPMHRSGKDVFNMVKDLEVVFGKGSGSQPVPNENGMAPMWKKKSIFWELPYWEVLDRDNGRQYLSPASYTLSKEEKETMFDCLSSIKVPSGYSSNIKGILNLAEKKFTNLKSHDCHVLMTELLPVVLRGILPDNVRLTIVKICAFLNAVSQKIIDPENLIKLQNDVVQCLVGFELIFPPSFFNIMTHLLVHLVKEIDILGPVFLHNMFPFERFMGVLKKCVRNRARPEGSIASAYGTEEVIDFCVDFIDDLKPIGVPESRYEGRLTGKGTLGKKSYVCTDDFSFKKAHYTVLQQSSLVDPYIEEHKKILLSNFPEKGPSWNILTYQGYEINGNTFYTIAQDKKSTNQNSGVRMDATDNNGKKDTYYGYIEEIWELDYGPNFKVPLFRCQWVKLSGGGVTKDEYGMTIVDLNNLGYRDEPFVLAQDVAQVFYIKDMSSKSKKGINNQKDEPKRHIVLSGKRNIVGVEDKTDFSEEYNNFVAIPPFEVNADPCILLANDDAPYLRRDHNQGTFVK encoded by the exons atgtacaatgctgaccgacgttcgaaagaattcattgatggcctgcattattttttgtctgtggctgaggcaaacaagcagaatggttttatgtgctgcccgtgtgttcattgcaacaataacaaggattactcatcttcaagaatcctacacagccacattttcgcaaatggtttcatgaaaaagtatgtttgttggacgaagcacggagaacagggggttaccatggaagacaatgaagaagaagattttgacgaccactttcccgggaatgctggaatcggtgcattcgatgacgatattcccatggaagagcccgaagtagatgtagcagaaaatgatcccagcgacgatctggggcaagcattgcacaatgtgcaggcagactgtgagagtgaaacggagaggttgaagttccataagttgttagaggaccaccataagttgttgtacccagattgtcaaaatggatttaagaaacttggcaccaccttggagttgctgcaatggaaggcgacaaatggtgtatccgacaagggatttgatgaattactcaaacttgttaaaaaaatgcttcctaaggacaatgaattgcctgccacaacgtatgaagccaaacaacttgtttgccctttgggactggaagtgcaaaagatacatgcatgccccaacgactgcatcctctaccgaggcgagtacgagaatttggatgcatgtcccgtatgcagtgcattgcgttacaagattagaaaagatgatcctggagatgtcgagggggagcctccccggaagagagttcctgcgaaggtcatgtggtatttgcctataataccacgtttgaagcgtctgtttagaaataaagataatgctaagttgatgcgatggcacaaagaggaacgcaagaaagactcgatgttgagacaccccgctgatgggtcgcagtggagaaaaatagatagaacgtaccctaaatttgatttggatgcgagaaacataaggttcggtttgagtacggatggcatgaatccttttgg caaaaagcagcccggaaatgacattgatgtgtacctaagaccattggtcgaagaactcttattgctctggggcgatgaaggtgtacggatgtgggatgaatacaaacaggaaaacttcaacctacgagcattgctatttgtaacgatcaatgactggcctgctcttagtaacttgtcaggacattcgaacaagggatacaaagcatgcacacactgtttagatgataccgataatatatggttgactcactgtaagaaggttgtatacatgggtcatcgtcggtttcttcccatcaggcatgcggtacgaaagaagggcaagcatttcaaaggccaagcggaccaccgaacaaaaccgatgcaccgtagtggtaaagacgtcttcaacatggtaaaagatctagaagttgtttttggaaagggatctggtagccaacctgttccgaacgaaaacggaatggcgcccatgtggaagaagaaatctatattttgggagctaccatattgggaagtcttagat cgagataatggacgacaatacttaagtcctgccagctatactcttagcaaggaagagaaagaaaccatgtttgactgcttgagcagtataaaggttccatctggatactcatccaatataaaaggaatcttaaatttggcagagaagaaatttacaaatctcaagtcccatgactgccatgtgcttatgaccgaacttcttccggttgtgctgcgggggattctgcctgataacgtccggttaaccatcgtgaagatatgtgccttcctcaacgcagtttctcagaagataattgacccggagaatttgataaagctgcaaaacgatgtggtgcaatgtcttgttggctttgagctgatatttccaccatctttcttcaacatcatgacacatcttctagtgcaccttgtcaaagagattgatattctcggaccagtatttctacacaacatgttcccattcgaaaggttcatgggggtactcaagaaatgtgttcgtaatagagctcgtccagaaggaagcatcgccagtgcctacggaactgaggaggtcattgacttttgtgttgactttattgatgaccttaaaccgattggagtccctgaatcgcgatatgaggggagactaactggaaagggtacattaggaaagaaatcttatgtctgcacagatgatttctcattcaagaaagcgcattatacggttcttcaacaatcatccttggttgacccatatatcgaggaacacaagaaaattctgctctccaatttcccggaaaa gggaccatcttggaatatcttaacataccaagggtacgagataaatggaaacacattttatacgatagcccaagataaaaagagtaccaaccaaaacagcggtgttcgtatggatgccacggacaataatggaaaaaaagacacatattacggctacattgaagagatatgggagctggattacggtcccaatttcaaggtgcctctatttcgttgccaatgggttaagctatctggaggaggggtaacaaaagatgagtatgggatgacaatagttgatctcaacaatcttgggtatagagacgagccatttgtcctagcccaggatgtcgctcaggttttctacattaaggacatgtccagcaagtcaaagaaggggatcaacaatcaaaaggatgagcctaagcgacacatagttctatcaggaaagagaaacatcgttggagtggaggacaagacagacttttcagaagaatataataattttgttgccattccacctttcgaagtaaatgctgatccatgcatcctgctagccaatgatgatgctccatacttgcgccgtgatcataatcaagggacatttgtgaag